The following are encoded together in the Ictalurus punctatus breed USDA103 chromosome 1, Coco_2.0, whole genome shotgun sequence genome:
- the abcd4 gene encoding ATP-binding cassette sub-family D member 4 codes for MPNPRNTSPKRPRLDWRFIKRFCRILRVLFPRWCSRNVVMYGTLLGVTLLVQLVIYQVGLIPSQFFGVLSEKNYGKFKELVAFSVLLVLLNSALKSLEQYISNLLYISWRKCLTRSLHRDYFSGWVFYTLNVLQKDVDNPDQRMTQDAEKLCNQLSSMASRLVISPFTISYYSYQCFNITGWIGFVSILGYFLVGTVANKFLIGPVVSTLVEQEKLEGNFRFKHMQIRVGAESAAFYRAGNVEHVRTDHRLQSLLHTQRNLINRELLLYLGVNTFDYMGSILSYIIIAIPIFAGVYDGLSPEDITVLISKNAFVCMYLINCFTQLIDLSTTVSDVAGYTHRIGELQEVMKDISRKQDDQEDGMPAGMGNFVRDGETSPSSSGAAVVLDKLSFTSPFSEDLLVKDLSLGVYEGTHLLVVGNTGTGKTSLLRVLNLLWEPSNGSVQMNTCFGPRGIMFLPQKPFLTDGTLREQVIFPLKDIIPDTGSVDDERILRYLELAGMSSLLKRTGGLDGKVDWNWYDVLSPGEIQRLCFARLFYLQPKYAVLDEATSALTEEAEEQMYRACKQLGMTLISLGHRSSLKQYHDVMLRLYGGGQWELTELETR; via the exons ATGCCGAACCCGAGGAACACCAGTCCCAAAAG ACCGAGGTTGGACTGGAGGTTCATCAAGAGATTCTGCAGAATATTAAGAGTGCTTTTCCCGAGATGGTGCAGTCGGAACGTTGTCATGTACGGCACGCTGCTCGGAGTCACTcttttag TTCAGCTGGTGATTTACCAGGTGGGTCTGATCCCCAGTCAGTTCTTCGGCGTGTTGTCGGAGAAGAACTACGGCAAGTTTAAGGAGCTGGTGGCGTTTTCCGTCCTGCTCGTCCTGCTCAACTCTGCG CTGAAGAGTCTGGAGCAGTACATCAGCAATCTCCTGTACATCAGCTGGAGGAAATGTCTAACGCGGAGCCTCCATCGAGATTACTTCAGCGGATGGGTCTTCTACACTCTCAACGTCCTCCAGAAGGACGTCGATAACCC AGACCAGAGGATGACTCAGGATGCAGAGAAGTTGTGTAATCAGTTGAGCAGCATGGCCAGTCGACTGGTGATTTCCCCGTTCACCATCTCCTACTACTCGTACCAGTGCTTTAACAT CACTGGATGGATTGGATTCGTCAGTATCCTTGGATACTTCCTGGTCGGCACCGTCGCCAACAAGTTCCTGATCGGACCCGTCGTGTCCACGTTGGTTGAACAGGAAAAGCTGGAAGGAAACTTCAG GTTCAAGCACATGCAGATCAGAGTCGGTGCCGAATCCGCGGCTTTCTACAG AGCAGGGAACGTGGAACACGTGCGGACGGACCACAGACTCCAGAGTCTCTTGCACACACAGAGGAACCTGATCAACCGGGAGCTCCTGCTCTATC TTGGAGTAAACACGTTTGACTATATGGGAAGCATCCTCAGCTACATCATCATTGCCATACCCATCTTTGCGGGCGTGTATGATGGTTTGAGCCCGGAGGACATCACCGTTCTCATCAGCAAG AATGCCTTTGTGTGCATGTACCTGATTAATTGTTTCACGCAGCTTATAGATCTTTCCACGACAGTCTCCGATGTTGCAGGTTACACCCACAG AATTGGAGAACTACAGGAAGTGATGAAGGATATCAGCAGGAAGCAGGATGATCAAGAAGACGGTATGCCTGCGGGGATGGGTAACTTcgtcag GGATGGAGAGACCTCGCCCTCTTCCAGCGGCGCTGCTGTCGTACTGGACAAGCTGTCCTTTACGTCTCCGTTCTCCGAGGATCTGCTGGTGAAGGACTTGAGTCTCGGGGTTTATGAGGGAACACACCTGCTGGTGGTGGGAAACACGGGCACGGGGAAAACATCTCTCCTCAGGGTCCTCAACCTTCTGTGGGAACCTTCTAATG GTTCTGTTCAGATGAACACGTGTTTTGGGCCGAGGGGAATCATGTTCCTGCCCCAGAAACCCTTCCTGACCGACGGCACCCTTCGAGAACAG GTGATCTTCCCCTTAAAAGACATCATTCCAGACACAG GTTCTGTTGACGATGAGAGAATTTTGCGATACCTGGAACTGGCTGGGATG tccaGTCTTTTGAAGAGGACGGGAGGTCTGGACGGGAAAGTGGACTGGAACTG GTATGATGTTTTATCACCAGGAGAGATTCAGAGGCTGTGCTTTGCCAGGCTTTTCTACCTGCAGCCAAAATACGCAG TGCTGGATGAAGCCACCAGCGCTCTGACAGAAGAAGCTGAGGAACAGATGTACAGGGCTTGTAAACAGCTGGGCATGACTCTGATAAGCCTGGGTCACCGCAGCAGCCTGAAGCAG tatcaTGATGTCATGCTGAGGCTGTATGGAGGCGGGCAGTGGGAACTCACTGAATTGGAAACGAGGTGA